In one Spirosoma rigui genomic region, the following are encoded:
- a CDS encoding NADP-dependent oxidoreductase has product MPSTSNNTRIRLATRPVGNPAPDNFTIETVPSPTPAAGQILVKTIYVSLDPAMRGWMNEGKSYIPPIQIGDVFRAGTAGQVIASNHAEFAVGEYVTGSWGVQQYGLLTGPSEQGKSDEIRKVDTTIAPLETYMATLGMPGMTAYFGLLDTGQPQSGETVVVSGAAGAVGSVVGQIAKIKGCRVVGIAGDQEKCDYCVDELGFDACVNYKTDDLRKALKEACPGGIDVYFDNVGGDILDTVLTQIRRKARIVICGAISQYNNTTPVKGPSNYLSLLTNRARMEGIVVFDNAANYTSAAREMAGWIQAGKLRDKVQIEHGIKNFLPTMMMLFTGRNFGKLLLKVD; this is encoded by the coding sequence ATGCCTTCAACTAGCAACAACACCCGAATACGGCTGGCCACTCGGCCGGTGGGAAACCCTGCACCGGACAACTTCACGATCGAGACCGTTCCGTCACCCACGCCCGCAGCGGGCCAGATCCTTGTCAAGACCATCTACGTTTCGCTCGACCCGGCCATGCGCGGCTGGATGAACGAAGGTAAATCCTACATTCCTCCCATTCAGATTGGCGACGTTTTCCGGGCCGGAACTGCCGGTCAGGTAATTGCGTCGAACCACGCGGAATTTGCCGTTGGCGAATACGTGACGGGTAGCTGGGGTGTCCAGCAGTACGGCCTTCTGACCGGCCCATCCGAGCAGGGCAAAAGCGATGAGATCCGTAAAGTCGATACGACCATTGCCCCGCTGGAAACGTACATGGCTACGCTCGGAATGCCCGGCATGACGGCTTATTTCGGCCTGCTTGATACGGGTCAACCGCAGTCCGGCGAAACCGTCGTGGTCTCGGGAGCGGCTGGTGCGGTAGGCAGCGTTGTGGGACAGATTGCCAAAATTAAAGGGTGCCGGGTGGTGGGCATTGCCGGCGACCAGGAAAAATGCGATTACTGCGTTGACGAGTTAGGCTTCGATGCCTGTGTCAACTATAAGACCGACGATCTGCGCAAAGCCCTTAAAGAGGCTTGCCCCGGAGGAATCGATGTTTACTTCGACAATGTAGGGGGCGATATTCTGGATACGGTACTGACCCAGATTCGCCGGAAAGCCCGCATCGTTATTTGCGGGGCTATATCGCAATACAACAACACGACGCCCGTCAAGGGACCATCCAATTACCTGTCGTTACTAACCAACCGCGCCCGGATGGAGGGCATTGTCGTTTTCGACAATGCGGCTAACTACACATCGGCGGCCCGGGAAATGGCGGGCTGGATTCAAGCGGGTAAACTAAGGGACAAAGTTCAGATTGAACACGGTATCAAAAATTTCCTGCCAACGATGATGATGCTCTTTACCGGCCGAAATTTTGGTAAACTGCTGCTGAAAGTCGATTGA
- a CDS encoding OmpA family protein has protein sequence MRFALTLLFLLFLLHPAFGQNTLSSKPTRTLFSIRAVDDRTSAELPTQFTINAHLARKRFAGKSQTGRGFDFILTRTDTLTVIASAPGYYEAEELMVVSCDTCADYQYVVRLEKEAPKPARIETDTVFRNLAVNQAFRLDNVYFDQSSYVLRPESYPQLNKLAKTLLTVPKLVIEIAGHTDNVGDRRLNQTLSENRAKIIRAYLIRSGIDERRLQHNGYGDTHPAAPNDSEENKRKNRRVEFVVVAL, from the coding sequence ATGCGTTTTGCCCTGACGCTTCTATTTCTCCTATTCTTACTGCATCCGGCTTTCGGCCAGAATACACTGTCCAGCAAGCCCACCCGTACTCTTTTTTCCATCCGGGCTGTCGATGACCGGACATCCGCAGAGTTACCCACGCAGTTTACCATCAACGCCCACCTGGCCAGGAAACGCTTTGCGGGCAAGAGCCAAACCGGCCGGGGGTTCGATTTTATCCTGACCCGTACTGATACCCTCACCGTAATTGCCAGCGCTCCCGGCTATTACGAAGCCGAAGAGCTTATGGTTGTCTCCTGCGATACCTGCGCCGACTACCAGTATGTGGTACGACTGGAAAAAGAAGCCCCCAAACCCGCCCGGATCGAAACCGATACGGTGTTCAGAAATCTCGCCGTTAACCAGGCGTTCCGGCTCGATAACGTATACTTTGATCAAAGCAGCTACGTGCTCCGGCCGGAATCCTACCCACAACTCAACAAGCTGGCTAAAACCCTGCTTACAGTGCCTAAACTGGTGATTGAGATTGCCGGCCATACCGACAATGTTGGCGACCGGCGACTGAACCAGACATTGTCGGAGAACCGGGCAAAAATCATTCGGGCTTACCTCATCCGGAGCGGAATCGACGAGCGACGGCTGCAGCACAACGGATATGGCGACACGCATCCGGCCGCCCCGAATGATTCGGAGGAGAACAAACGAAAGAACCGGCGGGTCGAATTCGTTGTAGTAGCACTGTAG
- a CDS encoding response regulator transcription factor: MQFISQILEHPSLLAYFSGANNYTWLQFRNGDRRLLAKPLTYFEDRLPEFIRIHKTALINPACVASVHYPPRPKMPGTVQMQDGQVLPVSRRRWNEVAQLLQNQSIDAPSSDAIVIMDNGKQTDEKSLDDSRYTSLPLIIQAVMTGDALLLTRECIESARISCALRHSESGNALANLLIMHPAKERPALILLDARTNRTDRMLALRSLKGHPRLRSIPVVWLAAPGDDTMQVYSLDANSVVVVPDGAASFSRIIEQLCRYWLLTVQLPPEVNPV; encoded by the coding sequence GTGCAGTTTATCAGCCAAATTTTAGAACATCCATCGCTATTAGCCTACTTCTCCGGTGCAAATAATTACACCTGGCTCCAGTTCCGAAATGGCGACCGGCGGCTGCTGGCCAAGCCACTAACCTATTTTGAAGACCGGTTACCGGAGTTTATCCGTATCCATAAGACGGCACTGATCAACCCGGCCTGCGTGGCGAGTGTCCATTACCCCCCCCGCCCCAAAATGCCGGGTACGGTACAAATGCAGGATGGGCAGGTGCTGCCCGTAAGCCGTCGGCGCTGGAATGAGGTGGCTCAACTACTACAAAATCAGTCGATTGACGCCCCTTCTTCGGACGCCATAGTAATCATGGACAATGGGAAGCAAACGGACGAAAAATCCCTTGACGATTCCCGTTATACGTCTCTCCCGCTGATTATTCAGGCGGTGATGACGGGCGACGCGCTGTTGCTTACGCGGGAATGCATCGAATCGGCCAGGATTTCGTGTGCGCTCAGGCACAGCGAATCGGGCAACGCGCTGGCCAATCTGCTGATCATGCATCCGGCGAAAGAACGGCCCGCCCTGATTCTGCTGGATGCCCGCACGAACCGAACCGACCGGATGCTAGCCCTACGATCCCTGAAAGGCCACCCCCGTCTGCGATCTATACCCGTAGTATGGCTGGCCGCACCCGGCGACGACACCATGCAGGTCTATTCACTGGACGCTAATTCGGTGGTAGTCGTGCCGGATGGAGCCGCATCCTTCTCCCGCATTATTGAACAGCTATGCCGTTACTGGTTGCTGACGGTTCAGCTTCCGCCGGAGGTCAACCCTGTATGA
- a CDS encoding oxygenase MpaB family protein has product MRYFVNPHSIVRQIWGDADVILLVFAGSAAEFALNRAVDWLFFTGKLPADPIARLFSTVRYAQEIVFAPEEQANKAIARMGAIHAGVEGKRGYQIPDWAYRDVLYMLIDYSERAFETLHRPLTHAERDELFRTFRAVGAGMHVPDLPTSYADWKIDRQAHLERDLLRSDYTDKLFRRYREQLGGWRYAILRQAQAVLVPGEVSQRLDLPKKPLLAYSIGLYKILNGLKLRSLVQRILLPTEYLAQIRSLDVRY; this is encoded by the coding sequence ATGAGGTATTTCGTTAATCCCCACTCCATCGTTCGTCAGATCTGGGGCGACGCCGATGTCATTTTACTGGTCTTCGCCGGGTCGGCTGCGGAGTTTGCGCTCAACCGTGCCGTCGACTGGCTGTTTTTTACCGGCAAGCTCCCCGCAGACCCTATCGCCCGGCTGTTTTCTACCGTTCGCTACGCTCAGGAAATTGTGTTTGCGCCCGAGGAACAGGCTAACAAAGCCATTGCCCGGATGGGCGCTATTCATGCCGGTGTGGAAGGCAAACGGGGGTATCAGATTCCTGACTGGGCGTACCGTGACGTGCTCTACATGCTTATCGACTACTCCGAACGAGCCTTTGAAACCCTGCACCGGCCCCTGACTCATGCGGAGCGCGACGAGCTGTTTCGAACCTTCCGGGCCGTGGGCGCTGGTATGCACGTACCCGACCTGCCAACTTCCTATGCCGACTGGAAAATTGACCGCCAGGCCCACCTGGAACGGGATCTGCTACGGAGCGACTATACCGACAAGCTATTTCGGCGCTACCGGGAGCAACTGGGTGGCTGGCGCTACGCAATCCTGCGGCAGGCGCAGGCTGTACTGGTCCCCGGCGAGGTGAGCCAGCGCCTTGATCTGCCCAAAAAGCCCCTGCTCGCTTATTCCATCGGCCTTTACAAAATCCTGAACGGACTTAAGCTCCGTTCGCTGGTGCAACGTATATTGCTACCGACCGAATATCTGGCGCAAATTCGTAGTTTGGACGTTCGATACTAA
- a CDS encoding response regulator, with amino-acid sequence MNMAMAETFDASMVYMVDDGADYRFLVQQVFTRFLPQYTVIMFANGDALIDHLETSSIRPALILLDLHMPGLSGQQTLTLLKQNPHWKSIPVVIVTSSSSAQDIQACYDAGANSCLVKPLGIDLIRQRLTLICDYWMDTNRSVPV; translated from the coding sequence ATGAATATGGCCATGGCAGAAACGTTCGATGCATCGATGGTATACATGGTCGATGACGGGGCCGACTATCGGTTTCTGGTACAACAAGTATTTACGCGCTTTTTACCCCAATACACCGTCATTATGTTTGCCAATGGCGACGCCTTGATCGACCACCTCGAGACAAGTTCAATCCGGCCGGCACTGATCCTGCTCGACCTTCATATGCCGGGTCTGAGCGGCCAGCAGACGTTGACCCTTCTGAAGCAGAACCCGCACTGGAAATCAATTCCGGTTGTCATTGTAACCAGTTCTTCGTCGGCGCAGGACATCCAGGCGTGTTATGACGCCGGTGCCAACTCGTGCCTCGTTAAACCGCTGGGAATCGACCTGATTCGTCAGCGCTTAACGTTAATCTGTGATTACTGGATGGACACAAATCGGTCCGTTCCTGTCTGA
- a CDS encoding L-serine ammonia-lyase, giving the protein MPASPIITSVFDLFKVGPGPSSSHTIGPMKAAFDFRERVARLPADVQQPADGIHVHLYGSLSATGKGHGTDRAVVAGLLGWQPETTDPVALLALLRDPAVTYPVPVGSQTLFVGPQHIHFERKRYASPYANTMVLRLTTGEQVCYEEEYYSIGGGFIIRKGEPETNPDTVAVPYPYASMTELKAQLAQHSLTLDTLMMTNEMAITGRTRAEVNTRIDQLLEFMHKAVRRGLRQTGVLPGTIKLSRKAPILFKQAKGMSHTSDSFLLFLNAYCLAASEENAAGGIVVTAPTSGASGVIPGLTYLAKQHFHYDRATLRAGLLAAAAVGFLVKHNASISGAEMGCMGEIGTASAMGAAFLTRCAQPTGNINAIEAAAEIGIEHHLGMTCDPIGGYVQIPCIERNAMGAIKAYNAFLLATSGAASFQKISLDAVIKVMKATGRDMSTKYKETSEAGLALSATEC; this is encoded by the coding sequence ATGCCCGCTTCTCCTATTATCACCTCCGTCTTTGACCTGTTCAAGGTTGGGCCGGGGCCGTCGAGTTCACACACGATCGGACCCATGAAAGCGGCTTTCGACTTTCGGGAACGGGTGGCCCGCCTACCCGCCGATGTTCAGCAGCCGGCCGATGGTATTCATGTTCATCTCTACGGCTCGCTCAGCGCTACGGGCAAAGGCCACGGCACCGACCGCGCCGTAGTAGCCGGGCTGCTGGGCTGGCAGCCGGAAACCACCGATCCCGTCGCGCTACTGGCGCTGCTCCGCGATCCGGCCGTCACTTACCCCGTCCCTGTTGGCAGCCAGACCCTGTTTGTCGGGCCGCAGCACATCCACTTCGAACGCAAGCGATACGCGTCGCCCTACGCCAACACCATGGTCCTTCGCCTGACTACGGGGGAGCAGGTATGTTACGAAGAAGAGTATTACTCCATTGGGGGTGGATTCATTATCCGGAAGGGGGAGCCGGAAACCAATCCGGACACCGTTGCCGTTCCCTACCCCTATGCCAGTATGACGGAACTGAAAGCCCAGTTGGCGCAGCACAGCCTCACCCTCGATACGCTGATGATGACCAACGAGATGGCCATTACCGGCCGTACCCGCGCCGAGGTCAACACCCGCATTGATCAGTTGCTGGAGTTCATGCACAAGGCCGTTCGGCGGGGGCTTCGGCAAACGGGCGTGTTACCCGGCACGATCAAACTGAGCCGCAAAGCGCCCATCCTGTTCAAACAGGCGAAAGGTATGAGTCACACATCGGATAGTTTTCTGCTGTTTCTGAACGCCTACTGTCTGGCCGCTTCCGAAGAAAATGCTGCTGGCGGTATTGTCGTTACGGCCCCTACCTCGGGCGCGTCGGGCGTAATTCCGGGACTAACGTATCTGGCCAAGCAGCACTTTCACTACGACCGTGCTACGTTGCGGGCAGGCTTGCTGGCCGCAGCCGCCGTTGGGTTTCTGGTGAAGCATAACGCCAGCATTTCGGGGGCCGAGATGGGCTGTATGGGTGAGATTGGCACGGCATCGGCCATGGGCGCGGCCTTCCTGACGCGCTGCGCCCAGCCCACCGGCAACATCAATGCGATCGAAGCAGCCGCCGAGATCGGTATCGAGCATCACCTGGGTATGACCTGCGATCCCATTGGTGGTTACGTACAGATTCCGTGTATTGAGCGCAATGCCATGGGAGCCATAAAAGCCTACAATGCCTTCCTGCTAGCCACGTCGGGGGCGGCCTCGTTCCAGAAAATTTCCCTCGACGCCGTCATTAAAGTCATGAAAGCCACCGGCCGTGACATGTCTACCAAGTACAAAGAGACCTCCGAAGCCGGTTTAGCGCTAAGCGCGACAGAGTGTTAA
- a CDS encoding CheR family methyltransferase, whose protein sequence is MARSEKSRQQQPPAIPIVAIAASMGGLEAITDLLTNLPDTTGFAYIYIQSTDHSPAILQDTSTPQERLLSTLGQATTMPVVAVSDRLPVEPNHVYVLLPGIEHTVEIIEGILTNVARRPVGGPADTMPIDRFFMALADRQRDGAIAVLLSGTSSDGTLGLRAIRAAGGLTFAQDETARFHSMPRSAITDGVVDKVLSPVDIARELEQLSRQSETFREATGADALEKLGTDPTDTPDGQEDGNIDGAPPAVDSADIPDETTAAGTASGAWEQATEEDILSIIKLLRKATGTDFSHYKMTTIRRRIIRRMLLFKFETLKEYATYLRQQPDETRLLYDDLLINVTTFFRDADTMDYVQKVLLPQLIRSKAPHDSLRIWVPACSTGQEAYSIAILLLEFLGDRVTSLNIQIFATDLSERAVAKARLGAYTRGEVMDVSPSRLNRFFTKVDDHYRINKTIRDLCVFAPHNLLKDPPFSRLDLVSCRNLLIYLDGQLQRKAIATFHYALNPTGYLLLGKSETVGPSSPFFSTVETNYKLYTRKNDVAGRALFEMNTRAGLTRSTLGQASQPAAGWPDPDQQTASGPTNQGATGRARITQIARSMKSTRPVNNLDKAVDSLLNQYIPSSVVVNEDLDILQFRGSTGLFLEPSPGRASLNLLKMARPALTFELRNIVHKAGQLGIPVRRSGLEIKIKDKIQYVAIEAVPFSTDADERLYLIVFEEVTAIVTAENDAADARSRRIRQLEDELATLREDIRSLIEDQEAAHEEQQSANEEIISSNEELQSINEELETSKEEIESTNEELLTINQELQVRNDQLSEANAFAEVIFSTIREATLVLTHDLRVKSANSVFYTLFGLSEAETEGRLIYEIANRQWDIPQLRSLLTDVAIRDHHVQSFELMYQFPGVGEKVLSLNARRVVRQQEAILLAIEDITEHRRSQRLIEEREAWFHQIADNAPTLIWVAGPNGQYTFLNKVWLDYTGYSTASTNPEGWLPMIHPHDRSNYEQTYQVCLRGRQPFKIEYRLRRHDGEYHWMLENAQPIFAPDGLFTGFIGTAADVQGQKELTNELDRLVADRTSELTQANAWLEQSKDQLQSVLNGVPASITLMEAVLPAEDPTGKPIDFMTAAFNQRALELIGESPEAVRSRSIRETNPEFWENGLFDTFTDVYKSGQAAYREMPYTTHGQQRCLAFYVTPQVDSRGVVVTALDITDRKEAEQQVQQTADVLQAVLDSSPASIGMLKAIRDDNNAIVDFFVAAGNQRFAELVNYPVSELPDLPLNRLAHVLWQDDTLARLTHVVETGEPFYIEQLYPAVGWLALSVARQDDGVVITALDITDLKQMQQQREEWLNQVRQSSDTVEQLATLQQQVQTRGELLRASSHDLRGSLAVIQGAANLLTFTDNDEERTQMLEMIQRNARETTRLITELLDFSRLEAGRQQIKIAPFDAADLLTKLGENVRPIVEGKGLSLSVTGEASLPVEGDSLNVLRMVQNIVLNALKYTPEGGIILSWGSTGPDEWFFSVQDTGPGMDEEQVNQLTGWTSEAKPGGSIAADPGIPPTESTQAGQPLLGSTPGEGIGLFIVRQLCKLLAGQLVIDTRPGRGSTLRMVLPRRY, encoded by the coding sequence ATGGCCCGTTCTGAAAAATCCCGGCAGCAACAACCGCCTGCTATTCCTATCGTTGCTATAGCAGCCTCTATGGGCGGTCTTGAAGCAATAACCGACCTGCTGACCAATCTACCCGATACTACCGGATTTGCCTATATCTACATCCAGTCTACAGATCATTCACCGGCCATCTTGCAGGATACGTCTACCCCGCAAGAACGGCTGCTGTCAACCCTTGGCCAGGCTACCACCATGCCCGTTGTGGCAGTCAGCGACAGACTACCCGTCGAGCCTAACCACGTCTACGTACTCCTGCCCGGTATTGAACACACGGTCGAAATAATAGAGGGTATACTAACCAACGTAGCGCGCCGGCCGGTGGGTGGTCCTGCCGACACCATGCCCATTGATCGGTTTTTTATGGCCCTGGCCGATCGGCAACGGGACGGCGCCATTGCCGTATTGCTTTCAGGTACTTCGTCGGATGGTACCCTGGGTCTGCGGGCAATCCGGGCCGCGGGCGGGCTCACGTTTGCCCAGGACGAAACCGCCCGTTTTCACAGTATGCCCCGATCGGCCATTACCGACGGTGTTGTCGACAAGGTATTGTCTCCCGTCGACATTGCCCGCGAACTCGAACAACTGAGTCGTCAGTCCGAGACATTTCGGGAAGCAACCGGAGCCGATGCACTCGAGAAACTAGGGACCGACCCGACCGATACGCCGGACGGACAGGAAGACGGTAACATTGACGGAGCTCCGCCTGCCGTTGATTCGGCGGATATACCAGACGAAACGACTGCCGCAGGAACGGCGTCGGGAGCTTGGGAGCAGGCAACCGAAGAAGATATCCTGAGTATTATCAAACTCCTGCGCAAGGCAACAGGTACTGACTTCAGCCATTACAAAATGACGACCATCCGGCGACGAATCATCCGCCGGATGTTGCTCTTCAAATTTGAAACGCTGAAGGAGTATGCGACTTACCTGCGCCAGCAACCGGACGAGACTCGCTTATTATACGATGACCTGCTCATTAACGTAACAACCTTTTTCCGGGATGCCGACACAATGGACTACGTCCAGAAAGTGCTGTTGCCCCAGTTGATTCGCAGCAAGGCCCCCCACGACTCGCTCCGGATCTGGGTGCCGGCCTGCTCGACCGGTCAGGAAGCATACTCCATTGCCATTCTGCTGCTGGAATTCCTCGGCGACCGGGTAACAAGTCTGAACATTCAGATCTTTGCTACTGATCTCAGCGAACGGGCCGTGGCCAAAGCCCGGCTCGGTGCTTATACCCGGGGCGAAGTTATGGACGTATCCCCCTCGCGGTTGAATCGTTTTTTCACGAAAGTAGACGACCACTACCGCATCAACAAAACGATAAGGGACCTGTGCGTATTTGCTCCCCATAACCTGCTGAAAGACCCACCCTTTTCGCGACTCGATCTTGTCAGCTGCCGCAATCTGCTCATTTACCTGGATGGTCAGTTGCAGCGTAAAGCCATTGCAACCTTCCACTACGCCCTCAACCCCACTGGCTACCTGCTACTGGGAAAGTCGGAAACAGTGGGTCCCTCGTCGCCGTTCTTTTCAACGGTAGAAACGAATTACAAGCTGTACACCCGCAAGAACGACGTGGCCGGACGGGCGCTGTTCGAGATGAACACCCGCGCGGGCCTGACCCGTAGCACGCTGGGTCAGGCAAGCCAGCCGGCAGCCGGCTGGCCCGACCCGGACCAGCAGACAGCGAGTGGGCCAACCAACCAGGGAGCGACAGGCCGCGCCCGAATCACCCAAATCGCCCGATCCATGAAGTCTACCCGTCCCGTCAACAACCTGGATAAGGCCGTCGATAGCCTCCTTAACCAGTATATTCCCTCCAGCGTTGTTGTCAACGAAGATCTGGATATTTTACAGTTTAGGGGATCGACCGGGTTGTTCCTGGAACCGTCACCGGGCCGCGCCAGTCTGAACCTGCTGAAGATGGCCCGCCCGGCGCTGACCTTCGAGCTTCGCAACATTGTGCATAAAGCGGGCCAGCTGGGGATTCCGGTTCGCCGGAGTGGGCTCGAAATCAAGATAAAAGATAAGATACAGTATGTAGCCATCGAAGCCGTGCCGTTCAGCACCGACGCTGACGAGCGGCTGTACCTCATTGTTTTTGAAGAGGTAACCGCTATCGTTACCGCCGAAAATGATGCTGCCGACGCCCGCAGCCGACGTATCCGGCAGCTGGAAGACGAACTGGCTACCCTCCGCGAAGATATCCGCTCGTTGATCGAAGATCAGGAAGCCGCTCACGAAGAACAGCAGTCGGCCAACGAAGAGATCATCAGCTCGAACGAAGAGCTGCAAAGCATCAACGAAGAGCTGGAAACCAGCAAGGAAGAAATCGAGTCGACCAATGAGGAACTGCTCACCATCAACCAGGAGCTACAGGTTCGGAACGACCAGTTGTCGGAAGCCAATGCCTTTGCCGAAGTTATCTTCAGCACTATTCGGGAGGCCACGCTGGTCCTCACGCATGATTTGCGGGTAAAAAGTGCCAACTCCGTTTTCTACACCCTCTTTGGCCTGAGCGAAGCCGAAACCGAAGGCCGCCTGATCTATGAAATTGCCAACCGACAGTGGGATATTCCTCAACTACGTTCCCTGCTGACCGATGTGGCCATCCGCGATCACCACGTCCAGAGCTTTGAACTCATGTACCAGTTTCCGGGGGTGGGTGAGAAAGTCCTTTCCCTCAACGCCCGCCGGGTTGTGCGTCAGCAGGAAGCCATTTTGCTGGCTATCGAAGACATCACCGAACACCGCCGGTCGCAGCGGCTCATTGAAGAACGGGAGGCCTGGTTTCATCAGATTGCCGACAACGCCCCCACGCTCATCTGGGTGGCGGGCCCCAACGGTCAGTATACCTTCCTGAATAAAGTGTGGCTGGACTATACCGGCTACTCAACAGCCAGCACCAACCCGGAGGGCTGGTTGCCCATGATTCACCCCCACGACCGGTCAAACTACGAGCAGACCTACCAGGTCTGTCTGAGGGGCCGTCAGCCGTTCAAGATTGAATACCGGCTGCGCCGGCACGACGGCGAGTACCACTGGATGCTTGAGAACGCCCAGCCCATCTTTGCCCCCGATGGCCTGTTTACCGGCTTCATTGGTACAGCCGCCGATGTGCAGGGCCAGAAAGAACTTACCAACGAACTGGATCGACTCGTGGCCGACCGAACCTCCGAGCTGACGCAGGCCAACGCGTGGCTGGAGCAGTCCAAAGACCAGTTGCAGAGCGTATTAAACGGTGTACCGGCCTCCATCACGCTCATGGAAGCCGTCTTGCCGGCTGAAGACCCCACCGGAAAGCCGATCGATTTCATGACGGCTGCCTTCAACCAGCGGGCTTTGGAACTCATTGGTGAATCACCGGAAGCAGTTCGATCCCGGTCAATACGGGAAACAAACCCGGAATTCTGGGAAAACGGGCTCTTCGATACTTTCACTGACGTGTACAAAAGCGGTCAGGCGGCTTATCGGGAAATGCCCTACACAACCCACGGTCAGCAACGGTGCCTCGCTTTCTACGTTACCCCCCAGGTTGACAGCCGGGGGGTGGTGGTTACGGCCCTCGACATCACCGACCGTAAAGAGGCCGAACAGCAGGTTCAGCAGACGGCCGATGTATTGCAGGCGGTCCTGGACAGTTCACCCGCATCGATCGGTATGCTGAAAGCCATTCGCGACGACAACAACGCGATCGTCGACTTCTTTGTGGCGGCCGGCAACCAGCGTTTCGCCGAACTGGTCAATTATCCCGTGTCCGAATTGCCTGACCTGCCCCTCAACCGTCTGGCCCACGTGCTGTGGCAGGATGACACCCTGGCCCGCCTGACCCACGTAGTTGAAACTGGCGAGCCTTTTTACATCGAGCAACTATACCCAGCTGTCGGCTGGCTGGCCCTGTCGGTAGCCAGGCAGGATGATGGCGTCGTCATCACGGCTCTCGACATTACCGATCTGAAGCAGATGCAGCAACAGCGGGAAGAGTGGCTCAACCAGGTCCGGCAGTCGAGCGACACCGTGGAGCAACTCGCCACGCTGCAGCAACAGGTGCAGACCCGGGGCGAACTGCTGCGCGCGTCGTCGCACGATTTACGGGGCAGCCTGGCCGTTATTCAGGGAGCCGCCAACCTGCTGACCTTTACCGATAACGATGAAGAACGGACGCAGATGCTGGAGATGATCCAGCGCAATGCACGGGAGACTACCCGGCTCATTACCGAGTTGCTGGACTTTTCGCGGCTGGAAGCGGGTCGGCAGCAGATAAAGATTGCCCCTTTCGATGCGGCTGACCTGCTGACTAAACTAGGCGAGAACGTTCGGCCTATCGTGGAGGGCAAAGGATTGTCTCTGTCCGTAACCGGCGAAGCGTCTCTACCCGTCGAAGGGGACTCACTCAACGTCCTGCGTATGGTCCAGAATATTGTGCTCAACGCGCTGAAGTATACCCCCGAGGGTGGCATCATCCTGAGCTGGGGCAGCACCGGGCCCGACGAGTGGTTCTTCAGTGTGCAGGATACGGGGCCGGGCATGGATGAGGAACAGGTTAACCAGCTGACGGGCTGGACCAGCGAAGCGAAGCCGGGCGGGTCTATAGCTGCCGACCCGGGTATACCACCGACCGAATCGACACAGGCCGGTCAACCGTTGCTTGGCTCAACACCCGGCGAAGGCATCGGCCTGTTTATTGTCCGTCAGCTGTGCAAGCTGCTGGCTGGCCAGTTAGTCATTGACACCCGCCCTGGTCGGGGATCAACGCTTCGGATGGTACTGCCCCGGCGCTACTGA